GGTCGCCGACGTGATCGCCGAGACCCTCAAGCCCGGCTTCGACGCCGAGGCGCTGAAGGCCCGGGTCACCGCGCTGGCGGACAAGCACCCTCTGTACCCCGGCCTGAAGTAGTTTCGTACCCTTTTGTTACTGGGTTCGTATGTACGGAACCTGCGGGGCACCGCGCACACTGGACAGTGAGCACGGTGCCCCGCCCCGTGTGGACAACGAAAACGATCTCCCCCTCCCCTCCCCGTATCTCTGCACCACCCCGGCAGACAACGGCGTCTACCAGCCCCACAAGGAGTCCCCCGTGGCCATCTCGGTCTTCGACCTGTTCTCGATCGGCATCGGCCCGTCCAGCTCCCACACGGTGGGCCCGATGCGGGCGGCCCGGATGTTCGCGCGCCGGCTGAAGAACGAGGGGCTGCTGGCCCCGACCGCTTCCATACGCGCGGAGCTGTACGGCTCGCTGGGCGCGACCGGCCACGGCCACGGCACCCCGAAGGCGGTCCTGCTGGGCCTGGAGGGCAACTCTCCGCGCACGGTCGACGTCGAGACGGCGGACGAGCAGGTGGAGCGGATCAAGAGCAGCGGCCATATCAACGTGCTGGGCGCGCACGAGATCCCGTTCGACTTCGACGCGGACCTGATCCTGCACCGCCGCAAGGCGCTGCCGTACCACGCCAACGGCATGACGGTCTTCGCGTACGACGCGGACGGCGCGCTGCTCCTGGAGAAGACGTACTACTCGGTGGGCGGCGGCTTCGTCGTCGACGAGACTGCACTTTCCAACGAGGGGGTCGACGGCCAGAGCCCGATCATCCCGGACGACACGGTCCTGAAGTACCCGTTCCGCACCGGCGACGAGCTCCTCCGCATGGCGAAGGAGACCGGCCTGTCGATCTCCGCGATGATGCTGGAGAACGAGAAGGCCTGGCGCACGGAGGACGAGATCCGGGCCGGCCTGCTGGAGATCTGGCGGGTCATGCAGGCCTGCGTCTCGCGCGGCATGTCCCGCGAGGGCATCCTGCCGGGCGGCCTGAAGGTCCGCCGCCGCGCCTCGGCGCTGGCCCGCAAGCTGCGCTCCGAGGGCGACCCGAAGGCGCACGCGATGGAGTGGATCACCCTCTACGCGATGGCCGTGAACGAGGAGAACGCGGCCGGCGGCCGCGTGGTCACCGCCCCGACGAACGGCGCGGCCGGCATCATCCCGGCGGTCCTGCACTACTACATGAACTTCGTGCCCGGCGCGGACGAGGACGGCGTGGTCCGCTTCCTGCTCGCGGCCGGCGCGGTCGGCATGCTCTTCAAGGAGAACGCCTCGATCTCCGGCGCCGAGGTCGGCTGCCAGGGCGAGGTCGGCTCGGCCTGCTCGATGGCCGCCGGCGCGCTGGCCGAGGTCCTCGGCGGCACCCCGGAGCAGGTGGAGAACGCCGCCGAGATCGGCATGGAGCACAACCTGGGCCTGACCTGCGACCCGGTCGGCGGCCTGGTCCAGATCCCCTGCATCGAGCGCAACGGCATGGCCTCGGTGAAGGCCGTCACGGCGGCGAAGATGTCCATGCGCGGCGACGGCAGCCACCTGGTCTCCCTCGACAAGGTCATCAAGACCATGAAGGAGACGGGCGCCGACATGTCGGTCAAGTACAAGGAGACGGCCCGCGGCGGGCTCGCGGTGAACATCATCGAGTGCTGAGGCCC
This sequence is a window from Streptomyces sp. HUAS YS2. Protein-coding genes within it:
- a CDS encoding L-serine ammonia-lyase, which codes for MAISVFDLFSIGIGPSSSHTVGPMRAARMFARRLKNEGLLAPTASIRAELYGSLGATGHGHGTPKAVLLGLEGNSPRTVDVETADEQVERIKSSGHINVLGAHEIPFDFDADLILHRRKALPYHANGMTVFAYDADGALLLEKTYYSVGGGFVVDETALSNEGVDGQSPIIPDDTVLKYPFRTGDELLRMAKETGLSISAMMLENEKAWRTEDEIRAGLLEIWRVMQACVSRGMSREGILPGGLKVRRRASALARKLRSEGDPKAHAMEWITLYAMAVNEENAAGGRVVTAPTNGAAGIIPAVLHYYMNFVPGADEDGVVRFLLAAGAVGMLFKENASISGAEVGCQGEVGSACSMAAGALAEVLGGTPEQVENAAEIGMEHNLGLTCDPVGGLVQIPCIERNGMASVKAVTAAKMSMRGDGSHLVSLDKVIKTMKETGADMSVKYKETARGGLAVNIIEC